GGCCCGCACCCTAGCTAACAGCGTGCGAGACGCCCTCGTCTTCCTGAGCGGCCCTGTGGGCGCCTCCGTGGTCCGCTCCGTCCGCTGCGACGCCGGCCCCTCGCGCCAACCCTGGGCGAACGAGGCGATTCACCGACGTGGCGCCACCTACACCGTGAGCCTCCGGGCCGCGTAACCCCTTCTTCAGCTCCGTGTATCGCTACGCGGAGCCTCCTACGCATGCCCTGGAGGCATCATGGCGGACACCCGCAATGCCGATCTCACTTTCGGCGCAACTGACTACGTCGTCTATGCGGCGGCAGTCAACACGACCATGCCAACCGCGTTCGCGGACCCCGCGAGCCCGTGGGTGAACCTGGGCTGGATCACGACCGAAGGCGGTCTGTTCAAACGCGAGGACGAGACGAAGGACGTCGAAGCGGCGGGCAGCCTGGAGCCGATCCGCACCCTGATGACCAAGTCCGTGAAGTCGGCTCAGGTCACGTTCCTGGAGGCGATGAACCCCTTCGTCCGCTCCCTGTACGACAACGTGCCGATCGCGGATCTGGAGCCCACGACTGACGTCGTGACGTACGACCTCCCTGACAAGCCGGCCGACCTGAGGTACGCGTTCCTCTTCGACACCATGGACGGCGACAAGCGGATGCGGCTCTACGCCCCCAACGGCCTCGTGGTCGAGCGTGGCGACGAGCAGCCGCAGACCAGCGACGTCATGCCGCTGCAGATGACGTTCAAGTTCTTCAAGGGTGCTGCGAACGCTGCGGCCGTGAAGCGCTCCATCAAGTACGGCGGGATCGACGTCACGAGCTTCTTCCCCGAGACGCCGTAACACAGCCAGCGACGCCCTGTACCGCGCGGGTCCGGGGCGTCGCTTCATCCCCATCAGATCCACAAGACCCGCGCGCAGAACCACAATCACCTGACATAGGAGACCCGCGCCCATGACTGACATCACCCCCGCTGAGGCACAGGAGAACGAGGCGTCCGAGGAATACGCGACCGTCCCTCTGGACGGCGTGGACCTGCGCATCAAGCCAGCGAACAAGTGGCGGCCGTCGTACCTGCGAGCCCTCCGGAACGGCGACTACGACAGCTGGGCGGCCGGCGTGCTGCACGAGGACGACGTCCAGTCCTTCATCGAGCTGGACGCCACCTTCGAGGACATCAATGACTTCACCACGAAGGCCATGGAGTCCACGGGCGAGGCCCCGGGAAAGTCCTCTGGACGTGCGAAGTCCTCGCGGAGCACGCGGAAGCGCTAGAAGCGGACTTGGCGTTCCGCGGCATTGACCTCCTGGACGTCTACCGCGGACGCCTGTCGCTGCGCCGGCTGCGGGTGCTGATTCAGCATCTGCCGCCAGAGAGCGCGACGAAGACCGCCCTTCGCAACGCTTCACCTGAGCCCGATCCATCGGCCCCTGCGCCGGAGTTCCGCCCGGACAAGGCGGCATGGAGTAGCGAAATGATGCTCCTGGCGGACATCAAAGATCAACTGGTGCTGGCTCGATCCGTGGCCATCGCAGCTGCAGGCGGAACCCCGCCCGACTTCACACCCACACCCCGACCGGGGGTCGCCCCAGCGTCTGCGTCCCCGAAGCGGATGACTGACGAGATGCGCCGCGCGCTTGACCCGCGGCTGAGAAACCAGCCGAAGGAGGCGTGAGGATGCCGGATCTTGACATTGTGGGCGGTGCGGCGGTCGACGTCGTACCGGTCATCCCCCAGTTCCACACCAAGCTCAAAGCCCTCGTCCTCCCCATCGCTGACAAGGTCGGCGAAGAGGCCGGCAAGCGCATGGGGGAGGCGATCTCGAAGAACATCGTGATTGCCATCCCGGACGCCATCAATCAGGGCGGGAAGCTGGGCGTCCGCGCGGCTGGCAAGCAGGGTGACGACGCGGGTGGAGCGTTCGCGCGCTCCATCCGCCGCAAGCTCCAGGCTGCGTTCAAGGCCATGCCGAAGCTGGACATCAGGCTGGGCGACACGGGTGTTGATGCCGAACTCGCCCGCATCCGGGCCAAGCTGGAGCAGCTGAGTAGCAAACGGATCGGCATCGACGTCAGCGCGGAGGCCGCGGAAGCGGAGATCACGCGCCTGGAGGAGAAGCTCCGGGAGCTGGGCGCACAGCATCCGAACGTCGCTGTTCGCGCCGACACCGCCACTGCCCGCGCCGCACTTGCGGAGATCCGGGCGGAGATCGCGGCAATCGGCGGTCGAAAGACCGTCACGGTAGAAGTCGACGGCGCGTTTGGTGCCAAGCTCCGCGCAGTCGTGGCGGAGGCGCAGGCGTCCATCCCAGACATCAACGTCGACGCCGACACCTCGCCGGCACGCGCTGAGATTCAGGGTCTGCGGGCTCGGCTGGAGGCGCTCTCAGACGCTCGCGTTGGAATCGACATCGACGCCGGGGAAGCTCTGGCGGAGATCACCGCGATCCAAACGCGTCTCGGAGTCCTCAGCATGCAGCGCACTGACATTGACGTCAGTGTGGACGCTGCTGCCGCCATTGCACAGCTCCAGGCGCTCCGCGCGATGGCGGACGATACCAAGATCTTCCACATCAAGGCACTGGCGGACACCTCCGGGGCGTCTAGTGCCCTGATGTCTCTCGGCATTCAGATTGTGGCGCTGGCCGCAATTCCTGTAGCTCCCGCGCTTCTCGCTGGTCTCGGCTCCATCGCTGCGATGGCGACGGCTGCGGGTGCTGGCGTGGGCGCTCTCGCCCTGGCGGCCATTCCCGCCATCAAGGGTGTGACCACCGCCATCACGGCGAAGAAGGCCGCGGAGGACGAGGCCAACAAGGCGACGGACAACGGCGCCAAGCGTGCAGTCCAGGCAACACAGCGCGCCCTGCAAATGGCTGGCGCTCAGGCGACCCTGTCGGCCGCACACCGCAACGCAGCACGCGCCGCGGAGCAGGCTAGCCGACAGATAGCCGACGCCGAACGGGCTGTAGGTGACGCCGTGCAGCGTGCCGCGGATCAGCGTCGGCAGTCTGCGGACACCATCGCTCGCGCGCAGGACGCTCTGACTGCTGCCCACCGAAAGGTGCGTGACGCACAGGCATCTCTGACCGACGCCAACGTCAGCGCGCGCCAGGCGGAGCAGGATCTCACGCAGGCCCGTCGCGACGCCGCACAGCAGCTCAAGGACTTGCAGGACCGGCTGACCGACGGCGCCCTGGACCAGCGGGAAGCAACTCTCCGCGTCCAGCAGGCGCAGCAGGATCTGAACGAGACCCTGGCGTCGGCTGAGGTCGGCACGGCCACTCAGCTCCAGGTTGAGGCGGCGCAGCTGGCCTACGACCGGGCGAAGCAGCAGGCCAGGGAGCAGAAGCAGGACTACGCCGACCTGCAGAAGGACGCAGCGAAGCAGACCAAAGCCGGCGTCGAAGGATCCGACCTCGTCACCGCCGCACACAAGCGCGTGGCCGATGCTCAGAAGGGCGTCAAGGATCAGATCGAGTCGGTAGCCGACGCACAGAAGGACGTCCGCGACCAGGCGATGGCCGTAGCCGACGCTCAGTCGGACGCCGCCCGCGCGCAGAGTCGCGCAGCTCAGGACGTCGTCGACGCTCAGCGGGGTGTCTCTGATGCTATGACGGCGTCGGCCGACGCTCAGGTGTCCGCGGCTGAGAGCATCGCCTCCGCGGAACGGGGAGTTGAGTCCGCTCGTCTCTCCGGCATCGACACCACCGCCTCCGCGATCACGAAGACTGATGAGTACAGCGAGGCACTCGCGAAGCTGAGCGCCCCACAGCGGGATCTCTTCGACGCCATCGCCGGTCCGAAGGGCCTGAAGCAGGCATTCGACGACTGGCAGAAGTCTCTACAGCCGGAAGTCCTCCCGCTCTTCACCAACGGCGTGAACGGTATGAAGAACTCCCTTCCTGGTCTGACACCGCTTGTGATCGGGGCGGCAGCCGGAATTCAGACGCTGATGGAGAAGGCATCGGCACAGATGAAGACGCCGTTTTGGGAAGGCTTCAAGGCTGACCTGAAAGAGCGCGTCGAACCGGCAGTAGTCGGCTTCGGAACGGCCTTCGGGAACGTCATCAAGGGCATTGCGGGTGTGATCGACGCCTTCCTTCCGCACATGGACGGAATCGTCACGAAGTCGGACAGCATCACGGGCCGATTCGCCAAGTGGGGGACGAGCCTGAAGGGCAGTCCCGACTTTGAGAAGTTCCTGGCGTACGTCAAGGAGACCTCCCCCGGACTGGCGTCCTTTATCGGTGACGTCCTGCGTTCTGTGCTGGATCTAGCTAAGGCCATTGCGCCGCTGTCTCAGACCATGTTCGCCGTAATGAAGCCTATTCTCGACGGAATTTCATGGATAGCCGTCCACTGTCCCGAGGCCGTACAGGCGTTGTGGCTGATGTGGACCGCCGTAAAGGCCATCAAATTGATGATGGTCGCCTTCGGCGTCGTCATGGTGGCGTACAAGTCCGCCGTCATCCTGATAACTCTGCTCACGCAGGGGTGGGCCGCTGCGATGTGGGAGGCCAACCTCGCGTTTGAGGCCAACCCCATTGTCGCGATCGTGACGATTATCCTCGTCGCGATTGGGCTGTTGGTGGCCGGCGTCATCTACGCCTATAAGCACTGGGATTGGTTCCGCATAGCGGTCGACACCACGTTCAGCGCCATCGCAACTGCTGCAACCTGGCTGTGGAGCACCATCCTGCAGCCCACGTTCTCCGCCATCTGGACGGCTCTCAAGGCGGTTGGTGACGTGGCGATGTGGATCTGGACGAACGGCATCAAGCCGGCGTTCGACTTCATCGCGGAGGCAACACAGCTGCTGTTCACCGCACTGGTCACAGCTCTTTTGCTCCCCGCCTACCTGGCGTTCCAGGTACTGGGAGGAATCGCTAAGTGGCTGTGGGAGAAGGCGATCAAGCCCGCCTTCGACTCAATCGGCGAGGCCGCAACGTGGCTGTGGGATGAGGCCATCAGTCCCGCGTTCGGCTTCATCGGCGAAAAGGCCAAGTGGCTGTACGACAAGGCCATCAAGCCTGCCATGAAGGACGCCGGGGACAAGATCGACGCTTTCGGCGAAGTGGTCGACTGGCTGTGGAAGAAGGTCATCAAGCCCGTCTTCGACTTCATCGGGGAAAAGGCTGTCTGGCTGTACGACAAGGCCATTAAGCCTCCGATGGACAACATCAAGGCTGCCATGAAACTCGTTGCGCTGGCGTTCAAGAGCGCCAAGGACGACATCAAAACGCAGTGGGACAAACTGAAGGAAATCGCTAAGGCACCCGTCAAGTTCATCATCGATCACGTCTACAACAAGGGCATCGTCCCGTTGTGGAACGGCGTCGCTGGGATCACGGGCGCGGGCAAGTTGCATAAGATGGACCTGAAGGGGTTCCACACTGGCGGCATCATGTCCGGCTATTCCCCGGGCCGTGACGATCGCGTCATCGCGGTTGGTGGCGGTGAGGCCGTCATGCGCCCCGAGTGGACGCGTGCAGTTGGCGCAGACAAGATCAATCAGTGGAATGCTGCTGCCCGTTCAGGCGGCATCAGTGGCGTTCAGCGTGCGATCTCCGACGGAATGCCGGCGTTCAAGGATGGCGGAGTTGTCGGCTGGGTGAAGAACAAGGCTGGCAAGGTCGGGGACTTCGTCTCTGACGTCGCCGACTATGCCAATCCTGGGAAACTGTTTGACAAGGCGAAGGGCTTCATCACGGGCCAGCTCAAGGCGCTTCTAACGAATCCTTGGGCGAAGTCCGTTGCCAAGATGCCCGGTCAGATGCTCAACAGCCTGAAGGCCAAGGCGCTGAGCCTCTTCGACTTCGGAGGCGGTGGCGGTGGCGGAGGCGGCTCCTGGATCAAGCCGGTAAACGCTCCCTACGGGACGCGATTCGGCAAGGCCGGCCTGATGTGGTCTAGCGGCCGGCACACCGGGCTCGACTTCCCGGCAGCCGTCGGAACAGCGATCAAGGCCGTTGCTGACGGCACCGTGTCGCAGTCGACGAGTGGTGGCCCTTACGGCATCCACGGCATGATCAGCCACGGTGGCAACCTGTCGTCGATGTATGCGCACATGAGCAAGATCCTCATGCGTGCGGGCCAGCACGTGAAGCAGGGTCAGGTGATCGGCCGTGTGGGTGCGACCGGCAACGTCACTGGTCCACACCTCCACCTGGAAGCACGCCTGGGCGGCCACACTGTCGATCCAATGCCCTACCTCACCAGTAGCGGTCCGGGCGGCAACGGCGTTTCCGGTGTGCAGCGTTGGCGCGGAGTGGTCAATCAGGCTCTGCGTCTGACGGGCAACCCCTCGTCGTACGCGAACGTAACGCTGGCGCGCATGAACCAGGAGTCGGGCGGCAACCCTCGCGCAGTCAACAACTGGGACAGCAACGCCCGCGCCGGCTACCCGTCGACGGGACTCATGCAGGTCATCCGGCCGACGTTCCAGCAGTACGCGGGATCCATGAGCAAGAAGGGGCCGTTCCTCAACGGAGTCTCCGTCGACCCCCTGGCGAACGTCTACTCCTCCATGCGCTACGCGAAGGCTGCTTACGGCAACCTGGGCAAGGCGTACGGGAAGATCGGCGGCTACGCCAACGGCGGGTTCCCGCCCGTTGGTGAGTGGTCGGTCGTCGGCGAGAACGGTCCGGAGCTGGCGTTCGGCCTCACTCCGACGCAGGTGATCAGCAACCACGACAGCCGGAATCTTTTCCGTGAGGCTGCCAGCCAGAAGGGCGGAGCGGTCACGGTGCCCAACATCACCGTGGAGTCGCATACCTACCTGGACGGCCGCGAAGTGGGCGGCATCATCGACACCCGCATTGAGCTGTACGACGCCGACACAGGCCGTGCGCTCCAGGCGGGTCGCGTTCTCTAAAAGCACACGACGCATCCACGGCGTCGGCAATCGAGACAGGACGGTGGATCTGATGAGCGAGGCACTGCCGGAGCCACTTCCGGAACCCGAGATCGGCCCCTTCCCGGAGCCCGATCCGGATCCGGGACCGGCGCCTGTGTACACGGCTCCACCTCCGGAGCCCGATCCGTACAACCCGGAGAACCACCCATCCCCGGGTGAGCGAGGTGGTGACGGCGGATGAGCGTTGCAGCGAATCTCCTGCCACCAAACACGTCAGGCATCGAGACCGACACGAGCGGCTGGACGGCGGGAGCGAACACCACGCTGTCGAAATCCAGCCGCTTCTACGTGGGCGCCGCATCTCTCGGGATGACGGCGTCCGCTGCCGGCACTGTCACAGCCACGACGTCCGCGCGCGTGGCTGTGACGACTGGACGCGAGTACATGGCGTACGCCTATTTCGCGAATGTCGCTGTCGCCGCAGGGCGGACGGCGACTGTACGCGTCGACTGGTATGCAGCCGTGTCCGGAGGGACGGCAGTCAGCTCCACCACGGCAACGGCCGTGACGCTGCCGTCCACCACTGCATGGATGACTCCACCTCCGATGCTGCTGTCCATGGCGCCAGCGGGGGCGCCGTTCGCGTCCGTCACCCTCACAATCACCGGACTGACGCTGGGCGCCACGGTGGTAGTAGACGTGATCAGTTTCGGGGTACCCGCCACCATCACGGGCAACCTGCTCCCATACGCGGTGCAGGGCTGTGAGCTGGACGTCAGTGGGTGGCGCACCTACGGCACGGCGCTGGCGTCGTCGGAGTCCGCCCTGTCGTACGAGGGGTGGCGCTCACTGAAAGTGGGCAGCTCCGCGGTTGGGTCAGCCCGTGTGGGGACTGACGTGGTGCAGCCAGTGACCCCCGGCGTTGAGTATCACGCCTATGCGTGGGCGTACGCGCCGGAGGCCAGCGCGGCACAGGTCACGGCGATTCGCTGGTATGCCGCCGATGGCACCTACACCGAGACAGCTGCATCGTGGGTCCTGCCCGCAGCTCAGTGGACACGGTGCGCGGTCATCGGCACCGCTCCAGTTGGAGCCGTCAACTGTCGCATCATGTTGGACAGTGCATTCAGCTCCACGTCGCAAGTATGGCGCTACGACCAAATGGCGCTCCGAGTAGCGCCGAAGGCCGCTGGGGAGTTGCTCCCGTACAACGTGGCGGGCATGGAGGTGGACGCCAGCGGATGGACGGCCGTCAGCGGCTGCACGATCAGCCGGTCCACGGACTACGCCTATGAGAGCATCGCGTCTCTGCAGGTCATCCCGACAGCTGGCATCGCTGCTGACACTACGGTGGAACTGGCCATCAAAGTTCCAATCACCCCACGGCAGGGGTATCAGGCGACCCCACGGGTGCGGCTGGGGCCCAGCACCGAGCGTCGTTACCTCGTCACTCGCTACACATGGTGCGACGCCGCAGACACGATCCTCCAGTGGACTGATCTGCAGTGGGTGCTGAATCCAACGCCTACCGGCGGTTGGTACACCCCCCAGACGAGCACGGTTGCCCCCACCGGAGCTGCCTCGCTGTCCGTGAGTTTCCGAATCGTGTCACCTGAGATTGCTGAATCGATCTACATCGACGACGTATCAATCGTGCCTGGCGGCCTAGCGGTGGTGGCTGATGTTGTACCGGAACGGTTCGGCGCCTCGATTTTCGTGCAGGGACTCACCACGGGTGGCTACACCTACTGGGGTCTGTGGCGGATGGGGGAGGACGGCTCCATGACAGCCGTTCGCGGGCCCGTGGGTGATCTGTCGCAAGTCTCGATCACTGGCGACACGGCTGTTGCTGAAGACTACGAGGCGCCGCTAGGGACCACGGTCACCTACTACCTGAAGGTGTGGACAACGCCGACGTCCTACCGGGCGACCGGATCCCCGCCCATTGTTATCCCCGAGCCGCCACCCACAGAGATCGTCCTGAAAGATCCCGGGCTCCCGGCAAGGCAAACGACAGCGGTAGTCGCTGCCGGCGGACAGCCGCAGTGGACGCGGAAAGCACGCCAGGGCGTCAATGCGGTCCGCGGACGCGCACGACCGATCATCATCTCCGACGTGCGTACATCGCGCGAGGGGACGATGACGCTCGTCACCGAGACCGCTCAGGATCTGGCGGACATGTGGTGGCTGCTGGAAACCGGAAACACGCTGCTCGTCCAGTGGCCGCACCTCTGGGGTGAGACTGACGCCTACGTCCAGATCGGCGACGTCACCGAGGCGCCCATCGTGGACTACGCGGAGTACAGCGATCGCACATGGACGATCCCGCTCGTCGAGGTGGATCGCCCCTTCGGTGGCTCCGTCGGTAGCGCCGGCCGCACGTGGCAAACCGTGAACGACAACAACGCCGACTGGATGGCAGTCATGTTCGCCGCTACCTCGTGGCTGGACGTCTACACCGGAGTGAATGGGGGATAGGGATGCAGACCGTCACACCGCAGTTCCTGCAGACCCTGACGACGTCCCATTCCATGGTGGCGTCGGTGACCGCCATGTACGCCGGATCCGTAACCGTGGCCGACCTCCCCATTGCGGATGGGTCGGTCACGGTGGATCGCGGGAGCAAGGTACGTCGCTCGCTTTCGCTGACGATCGCAGATCCGAAGCGCCTTCCATGGGGAGCGCTAGACCCTCTCGCAGTCTACGGACAGACGCTGATGGTTTCCCGCGGCGTTCGATACGCCGGCGGAGCCACGGAGATGATTCCGCTTGGCACGTTTCGCATCAACGAGCCGCAGGGGGACACCCTCCTCGGACCGGTCACGCTCACTGGGCAGTCGTCGGAGTGCTACATCATCGACGACAAATTCATGGTGCCGACGTCAACCCGTGGCTACACAACCTGCGTTGACGCGATCGAATATCTGATCCGTCAAACACTTCCCAGTGCCGTAATCGTCAACGCAACGGCAGGCGCGCGAAATCCCTCGTGTGCGGTTATCACTTGGAACGCGAATTCGGACCGTTGGGACGCCGTGCAACAAGTGGCGTTGGCAATGCAGGCAGAGATCTACGTCGACGCTCTGGACCGTTTCGTCATCGCTGACGTTCCGCAGGTGCTGACATCACGCGTTGTGTGGGACATCGCAGAGGGCGAGGGCGGAACGCTCATGGAATCGTCTCGGCAAATGTCACGCACGGCCGTTTACAACGCCGTTGTGGCAAGCGGAGAAAATACCTCCTCCAACGTGGCCCCGGTCAGTGCCGTTGCGTACGACACAGGCCCGACGAGCCCCACGCGATGGAGCGGCCCCTTTGGGCACGTTCCGAAATTCATCTCCTCCGCCCTGTGGACGACCGTCGGAGCCTGCCAGGCAGCTGCGGACTATGCGCTGTTCGACGCCATCGCGCCGAATGTGTCGACGTCGATCGACGCGATTCCGAATGCCGCGCTGGAAGGCGGTGACTGCATTCGCGTGTCCTACGCCGGCCGCAAGGAGCTGTTCATCGTGCAGTCCGTGACGACACCCCTAACAGCAGAGGGATCCGCGTCCCTCGTCCTGCGAGGCGGGAAGGAGGAGTAGCCATGAACCCTCGTCAGAGGCTCGCAGACGCCGTACAGCGGGCTGCCAGCCGCACCGTGGTCCAGGAGTCCTCCGGCTGGTGTCTGGCCTCTGTGGCGGCCGTCTACGGGGACGGCACGGTCGACATCATCACCGCCCGCGGACCCATTGCGAAGGTACGTCGGCTGAAGGCGTACGCATCCCCGGTAGTTGGCGACACGGTGAAGGTCGATTTCAACCCGGACGGAAATTGGATTGTCGTCGGCGCCCTTGCGTCGTAAGGACTTTGAGGAGCACCGAGAATGCCCAAGCCCGATAGCTACGGTCAGAACGTTCAGTACCCGGTACTGTCTGACGCGCCCAACATCGAAACCGCGCTGCAGGCACTGGTAAACGGAGTCGTTCCGTTGACGGTCATGCGGTTCCCCAACGCCAACGCACGCGCTGCGACGTTGACCGGAAACTACAAACCCGTTCCAGGGATGATTACCTATCTGGCCGCTGAGGATCGTTGGGAGCGGAGAGACGGCGACAACGTTTGGCGCCCGTTCAGCCCCGGTGTATGGAAGCCGATTGCCTATACGACGGGATACACGTCGCAATCAGGTTCGCCCGCGTACCGAATCATCAACAACGAGGTGCAGTTGCGCGGAACAATTCGGCGAACGGCAGCAAGCACGGACCTCGTGACGAATGTGGACGTTCATTTCGCGACGCTTCCTTCGGAGGCGCGTCCGATCGGCGGGTATCGCTACTTCCTGGCAGCGGCAAACTTCGTCAACACATCGGGAACGAGCTACTTCTCCGGCCGCATCGGCATTGCTCCTGACGGCAGCATGATCTACGTCATGCCGTTGAACTCGAAGAGCGAATGGCTCTCCCTGGACGGCATCCGCTTCTCCATCGACTAAGCCCCGCGCAGCACTCACGCACAGACCACGCCCCGCAGCGACGGGGCCTTTTTCATGCCCTGGAGGGGATCACCAATGGGTGAAATCTGGATCAAGGAAGCCGAACGACTGGGGGACGGGAGCATCGGAGGCGCAATGGACTCGCCGACGGCGCCCGGTCGTGTCGTCTGGCACACCACGGAGAGCGGCCACGGTGCCGGTCCGTTCAAGAACGTCGGCGACTACCTGGCCAACATCGGCGCCGAACCTCACATCCTGTACGACCCCACCACGGACCGGCTGGGGCAGTACGGGCCGCTCAACGAGTCCGCCCGCGCGCTGAAGAACGACGGCGGGACGCGGACGAACCGCACCGGTCGCGTCTGTATCCAGATCGAGGTACTCGCCCGCGCGTCCGCACCGTTCACCGGTTACTGGAAGCCTGGCCCCAATTTCGTCGCCCTCATGCGCGCGATCCGCTCGTGGGGAGTCCCCGACTCCTGGCCAGGTGGATCGTGCGCTCCTGGCGCGTCTCGTAACCGCACCACGTGGGCGACGAAGGGTGGCCATTACGGTCACTGCCACGTTCCGGGCAACGACCACTGGGACCCGGGCAACATCGACCGCGCGGCCATCTTGAAGGCTGCTCCGAAGGCGACTCCGGCTCCCGCGACGCCGGCCAAGCCCGCCAAGCCTGCGACGAAGCCGACGGTCTCTGTCGCGCACCTCAACTCTGCCCGCGCGAAGGACATTCCAGCGGCCACAGGCCACACGACCTACCCCGCAGAGGTCAGGATCGTTGAAGCGGCCCTGAGGGCGGAGGGACTGCTCTCCTCGAACTACGCGGCCGACGGCTCGTGGGGGACGAAGACGGACGAGGCATACAACGCTTTCCGACGTCGTGTGGGTTACACCGGGGACGCTGCGAAGGGCTCCGTCGGCCTGGAGTCGCTGAGGAAGCTCGCTGCCAAGCACGGCTTCACCGCGAAGGCGTGACGACGTGAGCCCTGAGATCCTCGTCGCCATCATCACCGCTGTCTCCGTTCTGGGGGCGGCGGTGGTGGCGGCCTTTCCTGCTCTCCGTCGTACCCACAACGCCGTAACGGCACAGGGGGCGGAGACCCGCGCCGCCACCCTGGACGCCCTTGACGTCATGGGGACGCGCCTTCAGGCCCGCTTCGACGCCCGCATTGACGACGTCCGCAATGACATCGACGACGTGCGCGAGGGCGTCTCCCGCGTCCGCGAGTGGCAGGCCGGCCACGACGCAGAGCACCTCATCATCGTCCGGCCCCACCGTGGAGGTGACGGCGCATGACCATGCCCGCAGGAATCGCTACGGTCACTCTGACCGGCCGCTACCTACGACCTGATGGAACCCCGCTGAAGGGGACCGTCACTATCGCAGCTCCGAGCCTCGTCACGCTCCCCGGAGCGGACACCATCAGCGCCGGATCGGCGTCGGTGACGCTGGACGCAACCGGCGCATTCTCCGTCCTCCTGATCGCCACCGACCAGATGGACATGCAGCCCACGGACTGGGCGTATCAGGTCAGCGAGAAGTTCACCGACATTGCGGCTCGTACCTACGCCATCCGCCTCCCGTCGGCCGTCCCCATCGTCTCCATCGCGGACATCGCGCCATCGGATCCGTCAACGGGTCAGTACGTACTGGTTCCTGGCCCCACAGGGCCAGCAGGAGCATCGATCCTGACGGGCACGGGCACCCCATCGCCGCTCCTGGGCGCCAACGGCGACATGTACGTGGACAAGACCGTCGGGGCTGTGAAGCTCTACGGTCCGAAGGCGTCCGGCGCCTGGCCCGGAACTGGCGTGGAACTAGGCGGCGGAGGACTGATCTCCACCGTCAACGGACAGACCGGAGCGGTGTCTCTGACCGCTGCTGACGTCGGGGCCCTCCCGCGGGCCGTGGTTCCCGCAACCTCGCTGCTGTCGTCGTCCCTCTTCTACATCGCACACCGCGGGTCGGGCGGGGAGTTCCCGGAGCACACGCTAGAAGCGTACGAAGCGGCCGTAGCTGCCGGCGCACGGGCGATCGAGGTGTCCGTACGTCTGACGGCCGACGGAGTCCCGGTATGCATTCATGACGAGGATCTCTCGCGTACGACGTACGCCACGGGCAACGTCTCCGACTGGAACTACGCGGCCCTGAAGTACAAGGTTCTGACGAACGGCCGCCTCATGTTGGGGCAGGGGCGAGTGGACGCTCCCATCCCTACGCTGCGCGAGGTTCTGGACAGGTTCCTTGGCCGTGTCGTCATCTTCCTGGAGGCCAA
This genomic interval from Streptomyces sp. NBC_00464 contains the following:
- a CDS encoding DUF5047 domain-containing protein; the encoded protein is MQTVTPQFLQTLTTSHSMVASVTAMYAGSVTVADLPIADGSVTVDRGSKVRRSLSLTIADPKRLPWGALDPLAVYGQTLMVSRGVRYAGGATEMIPLGTFRINEPQGDTLLGPVTLTGQSSECYIIDDKFMVPTSTRGYTTCVDAIEYLIRQTLPSAVIVNATAGARNPSCAVITWNANSDRWDAVQQVALAMQAEIYVDALDRFVIADVPQVLTSRVVWDIAEGEGGTLMESSRQMSRTAVYNAVVASGENTSSNVAPVSAVAYDTGPTSPTRWSGPFGHVPKFISSALWTTVGACQAAADYALFDAIAPNVSTSIDAIPNAALEGGDCIRVSYAGRKELFIVQSVTTPLTAEGSASLVLRGGKEE
- a CDS encoding carbohydrate binding domain-containing protein — translated: MSVAANLLPPNTSGIETDTSGWTAGANTTLSKSSRFYVGAASLGMTASAAGTVTATTSARVAVTTGREYMAYAYFANVAVAAGRTATVRVDWYAAVSGGTAVSSTTATAVTLPSTTAWMTPPPMLLSMAPAGAPFASVTLTITGLTLGATVVVDVISFGVPATITGNLLPYAVQGCELDVSGWRTYGTALASSESALSYEGWRSLKVGSSAVGSARVGTDVVQPVTPGVEYHAYAWAYAPEASAAQVTAIRWYAADGTYTETAASWVLPAAQWTRCAVIGTAPVGAVNCRIMLDSAFSSTSQVWRYDQMALRVAPKAAGELLPYNVAGMEVDASGWTAVSGCTISRSTDYAYESIASLQVIPTAGIAADTTVELAIKVPITPRQGYQATPRVRLGPSTERRYLVTRYTWCDAADTILQWTDLQWVLNPTPTGGWYTPQTSTVAPTGAASLSVSFRIVSPEIAESIYIDDVSIVPGGLAVVADVVPERFGASIFVQGLTTGGYTYWGLWRMGEDGSMTAVRGPVGDLSQVSITGDTAVAEDYEAPLGTTVTYYLKVWTTPTSYRATGSPPIVIPEPPPTEIVLKDPGLPARQTTAVVAAGGQPQWTRKARQGVNAVRGRARPIIISDVRTSREGTMTLVTETAQDLADMWWLLETGNTLLVQWPHLWGETDAYVQIGDVTEAPIVDYAEYSDRTWTIPLVEVDRPFGGSVGSAGRTWQTVNDNNADWMAVMFAATSWLDVYTGVNGG
- a CDS encoding peptidoglycan-binding protein LysM, with product MDSPTAPGRVVWHTTESGHGAGPFKNVGDYLANIGAEPHILYDPTTDRLGQYGPLNESARALKNDGGTRTNRTGRVCIQIEVLARASAPFTGYWKPGPNFVALMRAIRSWGVPDSWPGGSCAPGASRNRTTWATKGGHYGHCHVPGNDHWDPGNIDRAAILKAAPKATPAPATPAKPAKPATKPTVSVAHLNSARAKDIPAATGHTTYPAEVRIVEAALRAEGLLSSNYAADGSWGTKTDEAYNAFRRRVGYTGDAAKGSVGLESLRKLAAKHGFTAKA
- a CDS encoding glycerophosphodiester phosphodiesterase — encoded protein: MTMPAGIATVTLTGRYLRPDGTPLKGTVTIAAPSLVTLPGADTISAGSASVTLDATGAFSVLLIATDQMDMQPTDWAYQVSEKFTDIAARTYAIRLPSAVPIVSIADIAPSDPSTGQYVLVPGPTGPAGASILTGTGTPSPLLGANGDMYVDKTVGAVKLYGPKASGAWPGTGVELGGGGLISTVNGQTGAVSLTAADVGALPRAVVPATSLLSSSLFYIAHRGSGGEFPEHTLEAYEAAVAAGARAIEVSVRLTADGVPVCIHDEDLSRTTYATGNVSDWNYAALKYKVLTNGRLMLGQGRVDAPIPTLREVLDRFLGRVVIFLEAKSNPSVPVVQQILTDFYPQAKDSVVWKNYYQATSWPWAKAAGFTTWAYVDAATTDAQMNALDQSLIDAWGVPTLTADARITAIVARGKPVIAWEVHRRSERDRLVGLGVKGMMCSELIYVRRSAPSRVIDDFATQVKAPGDLGTINYDQASALKFDDTGASAYINALPNRSVVMGSLSNPTPPAAYTLKFDMMYEGVPGATEHAGVAFGKASDDTYRFSQANASGGYHMAIRGNGDMQLYTHAAGVTAGTQIGSTVSTTAPTAGGWMSFTIAMTATDITLTRTDLAVPVSINVANTAFRGGYFHLSTGSVASTANKPHWRNVSVSTP